Genomic segment of Brachyhypopomus gauderio isolate BG-103 unplaced genomic scaffold, BGAUD_0.2 sc45, whole genome shotgun sequence:
TGTCCAGGAGAGGTTTGCAGAGATGTGTACTCCTAGGAATTTGACGGACTCCACTCGCTCCACACATTCACCATTGATCTGCAGGGGGCCTGGGGTGGCCCTGTTCTGCCGGAAATCCAGGATGAGTTCTTTAGTCTTGGTGATATTCAGTGCCAAGTTGTTAGTTGCACTCCACTCACCAAGTTTCATGACTCCGTCTCTGTAGGCTGTCTCGTCCCCCCCGATATCAGTCCCACCACTGTTGTGTCATCTGCAAATTTAACAATGATGTTCTCTGGGTGAGCAGGGCTGCAGTCGGATGTGCAGAGTGAATAGAAGAGTGAGCTGAGCACACAGCCCTGGAGAGATGAGGACCCAGTTTCACCTGCTGGGGACGGTTGATCAGAAAGTCCTTTATCCAGGAGCAGGTCAATGGTGGAAGCCCCAGATTGGCTAATTTGGGGATCAGGATGTCTGGTATTATGGTATTGAAGTATTGTACTGGTTGTATGGTACTGGTATTATGGTATTGAAGTATTGTACTGGTTGTATGGTACTGGTATTATGGTATTAAAGGCAGAGCTGTGGTCACTGAAGAGCGTCCTAACGTAGCTCCCCCGTTTCTCCAGGTGACTCACTGCTGAATGGAGGGCGATGGATATTGCATCTTCTATGGATCTGTTGGTCCGGTATGTAAACTGATGTGAGTCCATAGTAGGGAGGGAGACAGGTTCTGATATGTTTCAGAACCAGTTTCTCAAAGCACTTTGTGATTACTGGGGTGAGTGCTACCGAGCGGAAGTCATTGAGGCTGATGATGACGGCTTGTTCCAGTGACAGGTTGAAGATGTTGGTGAAGACCTGTGCTAACTGGTCAGCACATGCCTTAAGCACCTTACCTGGTACACCATCCAGGCCTGCAGCCTTCTTGGGATTCACAGCGTGAAGCACCCGTCTAACATCCTCAGCTGCAAGagtgagtgggggggggacCAGTGACTGGAGTGGACTGTGGTTGGGGGGAGGAAATTATTGTATTCGGAAACTGTGCCTGGGATTTGAAGCGGGCATAAAAACAGTTCAGTTTCTCTGCTAGTGCCGCGTCTGGGTCACCGGGTGTCGTAGCACAGCCTCTGTGATTGGTGATGGACTGGATGTTCTGGCAAGCTTCACGAGGGTTGTTGTTGAACTGCTCCTCAATTTTCTTCCTGTGCTCTGCTTTGGCGGTTCTGATGCCCTTCCTCAGGTCAGCACGAGTGGCACTATATAATGCTCTGTCACCCGATCTGAAGGAGTCACGGGCCTGGAGGAGCGCTCGGACCTGGTTAGTCATCCATGGTTTTTGGTTTGGATATACATCAGGCCAGGTGGTAATGGTGATCCTTTTGGGATTTGTTTGTCGGATGAGGGGGgtgtaggtgctggccaaatttatttagtaatcagtctcataaaattacctacgaaatggtgggagttcagaccgtgttaaatttacccaaattttatataaactcatttaactaaggtcgccactaattgtggtcaactcccgtagcccaaattgtttgattaacaaactataaatctgaaggttacagttcaaataatagttctggcttcaggttgtaacagagaaacaacgactcaaacgacagtatttaaacataaaaacatttattgatcacaaagcatagtaataaaagcatagcaaacaaaggggacaggagggtaggctagtgtgtgtgtgtgtgtgtgtgtggatgtgtattcgagtgcgcgcggatgcgcgtgcgtgtattcgagtgcgggcggatgcgcgtgcgtgtgtacgtgcgtatgggggaggagatctttgagacaaagtgaaactcgatggcgcgaaacttaaacagagttctcactacagccacaaacacaacgcaaatttcctccaactaagacacggtatcgtcggtcactatacagccccaacgagcgtatagtgggacacacgtttaacagttATACGAAAGAATCAGTGTAAATAAtcgaacaagtttaaacagaatacctatttaagctttgaatagaatatctctttaagccttaaacagagtacggtttaacataaacgtgattataaacaccactgcaaacaagcgttcacaaagcatcgatctaagcacacagaaaacagtaaaacaagatattgttctaagtctgcccagatgcacagtcttactttgagttgttcagtccgcggcccgcgcagtaggccaggtagcctcttgaggaggactccttcgtgcgctttcgtgaagaaggttccgctggatcgcgttgctccgtccaggggaagctgtggtggccgttcaatcggcggtcccttgatggtccgttgcgtggtgtcccggggaagtggtcgctgtcgacgttaagatgaactcgcggaggtccggccgtcgcgcgaatgttcaaacagttcttaatcgtcggctagctgaagcgattggttttagcgaactccgcaaaagaaataaaagtaacgaactagttacttcttgcgtcgcgtgctgcacagggttcgagtgcagaaccaataccgctttgttcccgaaggtgtgcgcgctcttcgtctctaggtagctactttgatgcagccaggtagagagaacgaacaaagggggatccccccttttaaaggggattcgtctgatgacgtagttccacatccgtcctgacgtgggccatgcgcctagggggagcaccccccttcctttgtctgtggaggcatggtacctacaggGGTGTATGCAGGGATCAGGAACAAAGAAAGGTGGTCTGACTGacccaggtgagggaggggtatGGCTCTGTATGCATGCTTGATGTTGGAATATACATGATCCAGtgtaaaagacttgtttgtgagtgattggacatttagtaaggagactttgaagacttgatgtgtttgatcagcatagCCAGTGGCAGATTAAGGTGATATGGGCCCCTAGGCTACACTTTGAATGGGCCCCCATCCCAAAAGacttttacacacactcacacacacacatacacacacacactaaaaatgtaaatatcctATTAATGCGCCTTCAGACAAAAAAGAATCAGTAAAAAATATCCTACTAACAGTTTAGATGGAAAACTTTACTGATGATTGTCACATCCTTACATGTACATGCATGCAATAAAGCCAGCAATGTAACGAACTGCAGTAATACAGCAGATCTGTACGctgataaaacacacacaaaccacaaggCTCCATCTAAAGCGCACTTATTTAACCGGTATCATGATAAACATACTTAGAAACAGCAACCAGTTATGACAGAAATACAATAAAAGCCTATGAGAGGAAACAAACTTCCTAACTTTCCTAAGGAAAGAAAATTTACTTATTAAGCTGGTGAAATCCAACTCACGAAGAATGTCACTTTCTATTGACATTATGGCCAGGTGATTTAGCCTGCTCTTATCCATTGTTGACCTCAGTTTGTTTTTCACCAGTGCCAGTTTTGAACGTGAGCGTTCACCACTTGCATTCGTCACAGGTAACGTCATGAATATTCTAAGAGCAATGTCAACATTTGGAAAAATGGATTGCAGATTCCTTTTCCTTATGAGTTGTAGAAGTGCTCTTGCTGATGTATGTGCGTTCTTTTGAACAAATTCTTTGATCTGGACAATTTCATCTGGAAATTCCTCCTCTAAGTCATCTGCATATTTCTTTTGGAGATTAGCTGCAGAGATTCGCAAATCATCTGTCGATATGGTGCGAATtttgttcaaaaacacaaatgttAGCTGAATATCACTGTATGCGTGATACCTCCGATCCATTTATGCAACAAGTCTATGACAGGAATGAAAACTATAGTCCTAAACTTCTCAACTCCCATTTGTTCACATTCAGGTCTTTGGTCCTCatctgcttgtttttttttcttttccgttTTCTTTGTGTCCACACAGTACTGATGAGACACTGCTGTTGACATGTGTTTAGCCTCTGCTTCAAAAATGTCAGTCATCTCAGAGACCTGCAACATAACCTCTTAAAGACTCAACCAAATCAGCAGCATTGCATAAGTCCAGATCAACTGCATACAGTgcagtatttgttttctgaaaTCGTTGCAGTATGTTGTTCCACATGCTACACAAAAAAGCATTTTCTAGCTTTTCCATCTTTTGTTTGAGTGCTCTGGCTTCATCACGGGCTGACAGACACTGGTTAGGAAATTCAGCAATCTTCATCAGCAATTCCTGAATGCTGGCATAATTTAGCATTAGTGCCTTGGTTGCCTGTGCATGTGAGCACCATCTAGTATCTAACATAGTTTTCAATGTCTCAATTCTCTGGGTATCATTTGGCTGTAACCCTGCCGTAATAGTCTGCAAACGGGAAGTGGACTTTGACGAAAAATTATAAAGTGTCTGAAAGAAATGAAAAAATTCCTCTGTCTCAAAGCAGCAGTTTACACTGTTGATGCCCACCAAATTGAAGGTATGTGCCGCACATGGTATCCACTCAATTAAATGATTCATTTCTTTAATGTGTGCTTGCAAGCCATTATAAATGCCTGACATATTTGCTGCATTATCATAGCACTGCCCTCTGCAATTATTGATGCCGATGCCCATACTTTCTAGTGCAGAAAGTACAGACTGGCACAGTGACTCCCCTGTATGACTCTGAATTTGCAAAAACTTGAGAAAACTTCCATCAATACAACCATCAGGTGACACATATCGCATAATCAATGTTAACTGTTCAGTATGTGTTATATTAGGGGTGGAATCAACGCTGATTGCAAAATACTTTGCCATTTTTATCTGACTGATCATTTCAGTGAGCACTCGCTGACCTATTAGTTGAATGAATTCTGTACATGTCGTGGATGAGAGGTATGAAGGAGTTCCCCTGCCAGCATTGCCATACTTTTCTATGTGTGCCTTCAAAAAGGGATCGATCTGGCTGATCGAACTTCAAGCACACCCATGAAATTCCCATTGTCAGGGCGTCCAAATGTCTCACTGTGTCCCCGAAAAGGCAACCCTCATTCGGCTAAAAACTTTACCACAGCAACTACTCTTTTCAAAACATAGGTCCAGTATTCACATTCGCTGTCAAACGGTCTTTTTATTTCTGAATCAATTGAACCGCTATCAGCGGAACGCATGACACATGCAACCGTTGCCTCTCTACGGCTCTTGGAAATTTCTTGCTCAGCCAAGTGTATGGATGTGTTTTTCCAAGTCACTGTAGCCTGCTGTAAACGCAGACATGCTTCCCTCAAACAACTTACAAGCGAAACAAAACACCGTCCCTTTAGATGGAGAATACAGTAGCCACTCTCTCGATACATACTCGCCATTTGCGAGTTTTCTTTTAAATAGAGCTTTAGAGAAGTACCTtttctggtgtttgtgttttctggtGACTGTGcaacagtggggaaccgtcagggccctctacgccctctcagagggcctaaaaatattcttaaaacataaatatatatataatataattatccaattttattttatctacttacagtttgacaatcgacatctaaacaattacaaaaatataagcaaataaattattcacccgtgtctattcaatctgtgttggaaggtgaggggttaagtggaagcctgtgatcctgtgtctccctctatcaggactgtgatgcccgctgttcgtttacagagggcctggcagttataattcagcgcaataccagtttcaaatgaaagaaaaattgaccaatcatttCTTCCCTCTTAATGGTCATGGTTCGCTACTGCTGTGCAACATTTGCATCTTTGTTCTGGCAAGACTGCGGGCCCATTTAAGCCCAATTCGCCCTCATCTGTTCATCAATTTTAGTCCAGTGTGCTGGGTCCGAGCTGTAGGAAGGATGCGACGTGACTGCTACCCACGGCTCTTCTGACGTTTCTGTTAGCGTCTCTAGCGTTGCTAAATTTGAGGTTGAAgttgctgctggtggtggtggagtttcATGTGGCGGTTCAGTCCATATATCATTTTCTTGGTTTGATTCAACAGCAGGACCTGGCTCTATATAATCACACACAGTGCAGTCTACAATAAGGCTTGTGACTGGGCTAGCTTCAGCTAACACATCAGCAACATAAGCTACCGTCGGGTCAGATTCGGATGTGGATGACGATCCTGTTGTAAAATACCCGGTCAATTTGGGGATTTTTATAAGCAGTTCCTGTTGTTGTCACTCCTTTAGTTGACTTTCCTTTTTTGAGCACCACTACTGTACTTTTTATCACACATTGTCAAGTCACAGGTGTAACAGACctctgggcccgtatttatcaaacttcttagaattactcctaagaatgctgctaagaattgacttatgtctaaaataattcttagttaaaagctgagactaaaagttagttatcaagcctctcagtctcactttaagcgaagtgtaggagcaattcgtaagtgtcagtctcagagctgatttacgacacctggctgtaccgcaaagctgatcctggatgacgtcgtttcaaaactccctgcaagaaccaatcactggatcggatttcatgttcaagaatatttcctgagaaatgtcaagataaaattcagaaaatgttgaaataccttcacatttaacttaataatgttgcagtcatgatttttgtaaaataacacagcgtatttacgtagttaataaataatctttataaaagatttgtttccttctttcttttgttattcatatgttttctctgatttattttggatactgcatacattctaactgaatcacattcaggcggaggaccaccgggcaagcctcttagcgcagtttgtgaggtggtgcagcgtatcatGGGGGAAGACACTGTGGTGATATGTGGAAtggatcctgcattaatgaaattctaaagtatatctcaaagacaatgtttttaaaatttatttagatttgcacacaaacactgtgatgctaataaaataattgcatctgtcagtattaaagctcgtgctcccgaccctgctggcttgagcgcagattctccatctgcccctccctctctgacagcgcttccaaacaccaccagtcatgaatggccggaggaaaagtgagcgtctgaaggaagtctggcagaggactcactcccaaatgacatacaataactgacaaggcagaagtcaaagcttaaaattaaagtatgaaaatcgcagcatgaatattacactcttgcacgaaaaaaagaaaaaaaaaattaacccatgcttatcttaatgcctaattattgtgcatatttgtgcattgtgcatatttgtaaaattgaaatgtgtacctaaaatgaaggttcgcacgcgtctctgtcttctcagtgccatctcagtcccctagtggcaactcttaacgacttatgagtcctctggagcagtcttaacttttcgggagagtaagagtgattcttatacttgagagttttgataactggcacttacacttaactctgtgagtaggagcaaatctaagaatttttcagcacttaagtccaaaattccactctaagaagtttgataaatacaggCCCTGATACACAGCAGCAACTGCAAGGCGAAATATTCCTTTAACGAACCTTTCCCAAACCAACCAATCATGAACTCACAAAGTCTTTATCATTAAAACGGGCCAATTGGGAATAAAATTTCATtaaaaatttataaataaaaaaaacgtgGCCAATCAGTGGGCCCCAATCATTGCATGGGTCGGGTATTTAGCCTATGCGTTAATCCGCACCTGAGCATAGCTTACATCACTTGaacatttcactgggatcaaattttgtttgttccAATGTTTTGTACTgctatgttttcttctgattacattttaattttgattctgagagccatgccaccggctatttaaaagaactggaatgtagcactgactaggagcatgggttccagtgtgtcagccCTGAGAATttactgagtgtgcaggagaagtgagttcctacaagactgcagactgtagtgttgcagaacctcatcaatctctctgacaggagatggtgggctcctttgactgacattactgacgttactgctggcggttgggtgcaggttccgcatgtgagtgattccatacattagattatccacaagcatttgagtcccagccctgttagggtgaagctgatcaggtttaaaaagctcaggacgcctccaaaagatgttgaaattgtcaatgaagtttaccttccgatgtgcacaggctgtagtgagccagctgtttagagccagcagtctggtaaagtgaccactgtctcgacgtgcagttggtatcagtccagaaatgaacacttcacaccaggaaaactccagaatgtcgatcagatggttaaaatcctgtttcagaatctcagactgttgtttgtaaacatcgctagagccaacatgtacaatcagtctttccgtagctggataCATTTTCACACTTTTCATACACACAGTTTCTTCCACTAAACCTATGGAAACTCCATATTAGGACATGTacatgggggggagggggggtggtgaacgtaaattgatgatggaggggggggggggtgttggcgatCGTAGATTGTTGATGGGGGTGAATGTAAAATGTTACCAGGGGGGtaacagcgagaaaaaaagacagatttaaagtgtgcagaaacagtctaaatagtcgtttgaactaacctagtgaaaaccgggacattaaataaattttttttgccggatattaaaaagaaggaaaaccgggacagcctgggaaaaccgggacagtcacgGGAAatccgggacaggtggcaaccctatccctgacataagttctgttgTTTATCCacgttgtggaaacaaaagcttataacctgactttaaattcatcgattggttttagaaatgactcatatgaaagcaggttatgtcagggactgtatttTAGACAAAGCAGTCTGCTGTGTGCTTATGATTTGTAACATGCTGTCcttaagataacctgcttgctagaactgctgaattgtgtttaggtttctatataagcagggggactgcccccttgcTCTCAGAGTTGTTGTTCTAGACGAGACTCTCATCTTTGTGTCTGTCTTTTGTCctgtttaatattttaatatcttttaataaattaatcattttaaccacgtctgagtcctcatccattttcaaAATTTCTACGATAGTGTTCCTTCCCCCaaacaagagtccagcccttatcattgttgttgttaacgggattaggagttgaggccaagatgagcttaggctttgcccccagtacatcccagcgacaatgcagagaaacgtctctttctttgccagtcacagggacTGTTAGCAGTTTGTGTGGTgagaatcgagtccagatattcttcctcctcccttatagaatgtaaggtatggattctttcctgaagttctgcaaccctctgagacagtttgatacactcagagcaaatagatgatgtggaagcatgagccataatcgcaaaagcaccgggcacacaaggctcaaatatccaagttaaaaatccaaaatgCAAAATTGACACCCAAGAAGTTCTGACAGATATTTCACAGCTGGGAACAATTTCAGCTGCCAAtaaaaacagtgcacaaaaaccactCACTCACAAGATTGAGGGGCAAAAAACAGCTCACTCGCAGTGTCAGACTGTCAGAATGTCAAAAATGATCTTTTATAGATGAAtaaaaaagcttaccaagtgaagtaatgagtaatgaatccctttaacttgtaaaaataacttttaaCTTGTAAATATAACTGTGATACTGATCTGGAGAGTCAGTAACTCGAGTGATGCACATTTGAGGTGTAAATCAGACACATTTAATCATTTAATAATCAGCTCTAAGGTTCTGGTGAACTGGAACGTAATCTGAGACCCTTCTGGTACAGATAGATATGAGGACTGAGGCGTAGGATTATAGTGAGAGACAGATACTGGTTTACCTCTCCTTATGAAATATGCCACACCCACGAGTGCTGACAGCAGGATCAGTATAACTGGAACAGCGATGGCAGTTATGTAGCGGGGTAAGTGATCTGAACACAATGAAAAACATTCAGATTAAAGATACATGTGAGCAGACAAAGACTCTCAAGAAAGAAGGTTAAAAAATTAACACATTATAAGCAATTATAAAAACATTCTCTCAGATAAATATACTGACTACGTTGGTCATTATTTAGATAATTCTGAATGTTTTCAGTAATTACCAGTGATGTCGATCTGTTTCTCCATCATAATCTGCCCCTGTTTCAATCTGCAGATGTAGACGTTGTTGTTACTCTTGTGTGCAGTGAGCTGGAGTCTCACATTAAAACCTTTATGATCTTCACACGACTCAGCAGGCAGTTCAGCTCCATCACTGTTCAACCACTGGAGATCAGGAACAGGCCACCAGCCTCGACATTCACACTGTAGAAGAACTCCACCTGAGACATCAGTACCCAGGACGGTGATGTTTGGTGCTCCTCCAACACCTGTGGGTTAAAAGACCAAAGAGTCTGACACAACATCATGCTGTTTCTGTTTACATACACATTTATTCAAACTGGACCTTTTATTATAAAGTATGATGGAGGATACCTTCAATTGTAAGTAGAACACTGATACTATCTTTCCAATAGTCAGAATCAACCCGACATCTGTACTGTCCTCCATCAGACACTTGAACTTTCTTCAGTAGCAGTGAGGTGTTACCCTGCTGTAGTTCCTCTATAAACAGAGATGTTCTGTTTTTGTATGAAGGATCCAGCTTGTCTGTCTGGTCTTGTTTATTCTTATAGTGAtgcaccagtgtgtctccttgATCCTGTCTGGTCCACTTCACTTCCATGTTCACAGCATACATGCGTTGTTTAAGTGAACACGGCAGAGTGACGTCAGAACCA
This window contains:
- the LOC143486771 gene encoding butyrophilin subfamily 3 member A2-like isoform X1, whose product is MESVCVMVLFLHWSLSGAQQFKLEGGGSVVAAPGSDVTLPCSLKQRMYAVNMEVKWTRQDQGDTLVHHYKNKQDQTDKLDPSYKNRTSLFIEELQQGNTSLLLKKVQVSDGGQYRCRVDSDYWKDSISVLLTIEGVGGAPNITVLGTDVSGGVLLQCECRGWWPVPDLQWLNSDGAELPAESCEDHKGFNVRLQLTAHKSNNNVYICRLKQGQIMMEKQIDITDHLPRYITAIAVPVILILLSALVGVAYFIRRDCPLEDKV
- the LOC143486771 gene encoding butyrophilin subfamily 3 member A2-like isoform X3 — translated: MYAVNMEVKWTRQDQGDTLVHHYKNKQDQTDKLDPSYKNRTSLFIEELQQGNTSLLLKKVQVSDGGQYRCRVDSDYWKDSISVLLTIEGVGGAPNITVLGTDVSGGVLLQCECRGWWPVPDLQWLNSDGAELPAESCEDHKGFNVRLQLTAHKSNNNVYICRLKQGQIMMEKQIDITDHLPRYITAIAVPVILILLSALVGVAYFIRRDCPLEDKV